The DNA window CATCATATTGCAGCTGCGGCGCGCAGGAGGCGAGCGCGCTCGTCGCCAGCAGGCCGGCCATCAGCCGCCGCACGGGCATTTGCCTCACTTCATTCGTCATCGCGCGCATTCGATTCGCCTTTCAGCGGGTCGTAGCGATGAAAAAGCCACGACCGGCACGTTGCGCCTGCCACGATATGTTGAACATTGGTTTAATCATAACCGCGCGAAAGCGTCCGCAAGTGCATTGGCGGAGGCGGCGATATCGTAGCGCGCGGCCGTTTCCTGCGCCGCGGCCGCGCGGGCTGCCACTGCATCCGGCGCGGCGGCAATGGCGATGATGGCGGCGGCGAGCGCGGGGGCATCGTCCACCGGCACGAGGCACCCTGTGCGCCCGTCCTCGATCAGTCCGCGCGGCCCGTCGCTGGCCGCCGCGAGCACCGGGGTGCCTGCCGCCATCGCCTCCACCAGCACATTGCCGAACCCCTCCCGGCGCGACGCGAGCACAAACAGATCGGCTTCGGCGAGACGCTGCGAAAGATCGGCGGCGTGGCCGGCGAGGCGCACCTGATGGCTAAGCCCGAGCGATGCGATCCGGGCGCGCAGCGGCGCTTCCTCTGGGCCTTCGCCATGAATGATGAGCGAAAAGGCGAGCCCGCGATCGCGCAGCAGCGCGCAGGCATCGATCAGGATATCGAACGCCTTTGCAGGGACCAGGCGGCCCGCCGAAACGAGGCGCAGCGGCGCGTCCGCCGTGCGTTCGCGTGGACGACGAAAGTCGATGCGATCGACCACGGGGTTGGCGATCACCGTGGTGGGCGGCAGTTTCGGTACGACATGGGATAGCTCCGCACCGATCGCCTCGGTCGGCACGAACAGGGCGTCGGCGCGCGGCAGCAGGCGGCGCATCGCGGCGCGGCGCAGGAAAGGCCATTTCGCCTGCGCCAGATAAGCGCGCGGACTTGTATGCTCGCTGATGACGACCTTTGTTCTCGTGCCGCGCGCGGCTGCACAGAGCGCCAAATTCATCGCGCTGGTCGCGCTA is part of the Novosphingopyxis iocasae genome and encodes:
- a CDS encoding glycosyltransferase; this encodes MSAQRVAFLLPHMRPGGAERAVLNWCKALDRSRFAPMLMLKRVEGAFLEEVPDDVPVIDLGGARAARLPSRIRTMLRGHGVEIAYSATSAMNLALCAAARGTRTKVVISEHTSPRAYLAQAKWPFLRRAAMRRLLPRADALFVPTEAIGAELSHVVPKLPPTTVIANPVVDRIDFRRPRERTADAPLRLVSAGRLVPAKAFDILIDACALLRDRGLAFSLIIHGEGPEEAPLRARIASLGLSHQVRLAGHAADLSQRLAEADLFVLASRREGFGNVLVEAMAAGTPVLAAASDGPRGLIEDGRTGCLVPVDDAPALAAAIIAIAAAPDAVAARAAAAQETAARYDIAASANALADAFARL